The window CCTGCCTTCCATTCCCATTCCCGGCCTGGCCGTCATCAATTTTCTCGGTTCCAAAGTTCCCTACTACTATTTCTTCCTCCTATTGACGATCTTCAGCCTCCTGGTTCTCCACAGCCTGGAAAACTCCAGAATTGGAATGAGTTGGAAGGCCATTTCGCAATCCTATCTGGTGGCCTCGAGTGTGGGCATCAATGAGGCCGGACTCCGAGTCCTCGCCCTTGCGGTGGGGTGTTTTTTCGCAGGTATCGCCGGCGCCGGATATGCCCACTATAATATGGTGCTCACCAGGAGCAGCTTCGGTTTCCTCGCCAGCGTCAATCTTCTGATCTATGTCCTTGTGGGCGGATCGGGGAGCTTTGCCGGGCCCATCATCGGAACATGGGTCCTGGTGATCGTCCCCGAGATCTTCCGCTGGCTGAAGGCCTTTGCCCCGTTTATTTTTGGAGGGATCATGCTCCTTGTGGCTTTCTTCGTGCCTCAGGGAATCGCCGGCTTGCTCGATGTGTTAAAGACGAAGTTTGTGCAACTTAGAGATAGAAAGAGGCCCGTAGATGTTTCTTGAGACGGAAGGATTGACCAAAAACTTTGGAGGCCTCACTGCGGTACTCGATCTTACAATGTCTATCCGGGAAGGGGAAATCGTAGGCTTGATCGGCCCCAACGGTGCGGGCAAGACAACGGTCTTTAACCTGATCACCGGTTTTCTTACTCCTTCGGCTGGAAGAATCCTATTCAGGGGCAAGGATATTTCCGGTAAGAAACCCCACTTGGTCGCAAAGATGGGCATCGGTCGCACTTTCCAACTCGCCTACCTTTTTCCCGGTTTTACCGTTTTCGAGAATATTGTGACGTCCTTTAATCTCCACCCGAAATCCGGTTTTTGGGAGGCCTTATTCAAGACCCCTTCCTACCGCCGGAAGGAACGATATATCCTGGAGCAGGCAGAGGAGATTCTGCACCTCGTCGGGCTTGAAAAGGTTAAGGATGTGCTCGGCCGGAATTTGCCTCACGGGTATCAGAAACTGCTGACCATGGCCAGGGCGCTGGCCATTAAGCCAAAACTTCTGCTCCTCGACGAGCCCATCGCCGGAATGAACCTCGAAGAGGTCAATTACGCCATGTCCGTCATCAAAAAGATCAGGTCTCAAGGAGTCACGATCCTGCTCGTTGAGCATAACATGAGAGTCATGACCCTGTGCGACAGGGTCGTCGTCATCAATTTTGGGAACAAGATCGCGGAAGGGTCGATGGAGGAAGTCAGAGAAAATCAGGAGGTGATGAAAGCCTATTTCGGGAGAGAAGATGCTGCTTAGGGTGAAAGGTCTGAGCGTGTACTACGGGAAGGCCATGGCCTTGGTAGACGTCTCCCTCGAAGTGCCCAAGGGGTCCGTCGTTACGATCATTGGTGCAAATGGAGCAGGAAAAAGTACTGTGTTGAAGGTCTTGTCCGGACTATGGCCTGCGACCTCAGGGGAGGTATACTTTGACGACAAAGACCTTCTGGGAATGGGAACTACCGAAATTGTGAGCCGCGGTCTCGTTCATATTCCGGAAGGGAGAAGGCTTTTCCCGTACCTCAATGTGTTCGAAAACCTTAAGCTCGGCGCCAGCCTGCGCAAAGACGAGGAGGGCATCAAGCAAGACCTGGAGGGCGTTTTTGCGCACTTTCCCATATTGGGGGAACGACGAAAGCAAAAGGCCGGAAGCCTGAGCGGGGGAGAGCAGATGATGTTGGCCATCGCCCGAGGGCTCATGGCGAAACCCAGGCTGCTTCTGATGGATGAACCCACTCTTGGGCTCGCCCCCTTGTTGGTGCTCGAGATGGTTTCCGTGATTCGAAATATCAATCGCGGAGGAGTGAGTGTGCTACTGGTGGAACAAAATGTCTTCCTGGCGCTTCAAGTGGCCCACAAAGGGTATGTGCTCGAAGTCGGGAAAGTCATCCTGGAGGGGCAAAGGCTATGTGCTCGAAGTCGGGAAAGTCATCCTGGAGGGGGATATCGAACAGTTGAAGAACAGCGAGGTGGTCAAGCGGGCCTATTTGGGCGAATAAATCGCTCTTCATTTAGGAGGATCATGCATATGGTCAGGATTATGATTGCCCCGAATCGTTATGTACAAGGTCCCGGGGTCACGGCGGATGTGGCGACCTATGTCTCCCAACTGGGATCCAGGTTCTTCTTCATCGGCGGGCCCACAGCCTTGTCCATTGTCACTGATCGGATCACTGAGAACTTCAGGAAAAACTCCTTGGATTGCCGTTTTGAGCTATTCTCAGGCGAATGCACCCGGTCGAGCGCTGCGGAGCTCTCAGAAAAGGCAAGGAGTTTCGGCGCGGAAGCGATCATTGGAGTGGGCGGCGGCAGGGCCATCGATACTGCCAAAGCCGTTTCCCATGCTCTCGATTCTCGCCTTGTTATCATTCCCACCGTCGCCTCAAATGACGCACCCTGCAGTGCGTTGTCGGTTCAATACACGGACCATCATACACTTGACCGTTTTCTGATCCTCCGGCGAAACCCGGATGTGGTTCTGGTGGACTCAAAAATCATTGCGAATGCGCCGACCCGATATTTCGTGGCAGGCATGGGCGACGCGCTTGCCACCTGGTTCGAGGCCTACACCTGTACCAAGTCGAGTGCTAAGAATCTTCCCGGCGGCGTATCGACGTCTGCTGCGTTGACCCTCGCAAAGCTGTGCTATGAGAACCTCATGGAATACGGTGTATCCGCCAAATTGGCCGTTGATCGGAACACAGTGACGCCGGCGGTTGAAATGGTGATAGAAACAAATATCTTTCTGAGCGGATTGGGTTTCGAGAGTTCCGGCCTGGCTGCAGCCCATGGAATCCACGAAGGGTTGGGGGCCCTGGAAGGGACCCGGAAGGCTTTGCATGGAGAATTGGTCGCTTTCGGAACCATTTCTCAGCTTGTCATGGAAAACTATCCGAAAGAAGAAATAGCCAAGGTGATTGGTTTCTGCAATGCCGTGGGACTCCCGGTGACGTTGAGGCAGCTTGGCGTAACGGATACCTCTGCCGGGAACCTCGTGAAGGCGGCTGAAGTCGCCTGTATGGAGGGCCTCACCACCCACAATTCCTATTTCGAGATCGATCCTGAATTGATTCTGGGGGCCCTTATAGGCGCCAATGCTTTGGGCGAAGCGGCCCGAAAAGACCTTGGCGGCTGAGATCGGCGATCGGAAGTATTGGGAGGGAGCCGTGCCGGACATTCCGAGGCGGGTTAGATGTCGATGGCAGGCTTAACAGCCCGTTGAAAAAGCCGGGTTGTCACAGGCCGTTGAAAAACGATGAGATGCAAGGCGCGCAAATTCCGAGGAATGAGGCGTACATAGAGTACGTCGCAGTGACGAGGGATGAGGCTCAACGCCGCAGATCGCGTTTTTCAACAGCCTGTTAAGGCGAACGGAAATGGGAGCGAATGGCCATGCTTGGTGAGGAAAAGCGAAAGATATCCGAATTGATGGATAACTTGAGGTCGGACAAATATCCTCTTGAAGAATTCACCCATATCGGGAAAAGAGGTGTACGTCGACTTGACGGGTATGAGAAAGCCGGCGGAAAAGCAGTCTATACCATGGATATCCAGCAGCCGGGCATGCTCTATCTGAGATTTCTTCAGTCCCCCTATCCCCACGCGGAAATCAAGCGTATGGACACAAGCCGCACAGAGGCTCTCCCCGGGGTTAGAGCCGTGCTGCGGTACGATGATCCGGAGTTACCCTCTGAAGCCGATCTGGGCGGCCACGCCCCTTCATCCCTTCCGGTTCTGCCCAAAGTGGCCCATTTCGAGGGGGAAGAAGTGGGCGCTGCAGTACTTGCCGATAGTGAGGCCATCGCTGAAGAGGCCATACGGATGATAAAGGTCGAATGGGAGATACGTCCCTTTGTCCTCGACCCGGAGGAAGCTTTGAGGCCTGACGCCCCCCTTGCGAACCCGGAATCGTTTCCTGATGGAAATTACTACAACCAGGGCATGCTGGATGTGGAAGAACTCGGGGACCTGGAAAAGGGTTTTGCCGAAGCGGACAGAATCATTGAATTCAAGTCTATACGACGCCTTCACACCTGGATCGGGCCGGAACGCCCTTGCGGCGTTTTCAGATGGAATGGAGAGTATCCGGAGGTCTGGGTCAAGCAGCAGCGTCCTCAAATAAGTAAACGCGTGGTGTCGAGTTGGTTCGGCGGCATACCCATGAACAGGATACAGATGCACTGTCCGTATCAGGGGGCGAGCTTCGGCGGTTGGAGTCAGGCGCCATGGAACATGGGGGGGCATTATTGTGCCGCCGTGCTGGCTAAGAGGACGGGAAGGCCTGTGAAGTGGGTTTTTAGCAGAAGAGAGGATTTCTATGGAGGGGAAATGGATGAAGGCGTTTACTTCTTCAAAGTGGGCGCGAAAAAGGATGGTACGATAACGGCCGTCAAGGTGCGCGCCGTTCTTTCGAACCTCCTGTTTCCCGTTTTTGGCGTTGCCAAGCACTTCATCGAAAATACCCGCATACCCAATGTGTATGGGAAGGTGATTGCCGTACAGATAAACAAGGGGCCAAACGTGCCAACCAGGTGTGAACAGAATCCCAACTGTCACAGCCTTACGCTGGTTTTCGACCACATTGCCGATGCTTTGGGTTTGGATCCCATCGAGGTGGCGCTTAAGAACGACGGGGCTGATGGCCATGATACGGAGTGGTTGAACGATCGCAAGGCGGAAAGAGGTTTCGAGGTCAGAGACAGCCTTAGGGAGTGTGTTGAGAAAGGGAAGGCCGCGATAGACTGGGATAATAAATGGCGCCCGCCTGGAACGAGGAGACTCGAGAACGGACGAATGCATGGTCTTGGATTCACATGGACGCATGAGTGGGAAGATTCAGCAGGCTCTAGCGAAATGGCCATCCGTATCGAACGCAGCGATGGTACGGCGAGGATTTTGGGGATGCGTTGTGACAACGGTGTTAATGCAGAGACCTCTTACTGCCAGATCGCCGCGGACGAGCTGGGGATGCGCATGGAGGACGTTTTTTACAGACCTCATTCAGACCCGGGGTTTTTCACGATGACGCCCGACTCTTCCACTAATATGTCTGTCAACGGATTTGCCGTCAGGAACGCCGCCAGGCTCTTGAAACAGATGATTCTGGAGGAGGCGACAAGCCCGAGCGGGGTGACGCAGCGAGGCGGTTACCCGGCGGCTTTTCCCGGGCTGAAGCCCGATGAACTGGACATCCTGGACAGTGTTATCTGTGTGAAAGCCGACCCTTCTCAAAGGATGTCATTGGCCGATTTTGTTCAGCCGATGGGGGCCGAGGGTCCCTTGTGCCATACGCCGGAAATGGGGAAAGGCGCCCAAAGAAGCAATTTTTCGGCGCCTCTTTTTGCGCACGGCTGGCAGGTGCAACAGGGCGCTTACGCAAACTATCGCCCTCGATTCTGCAGACAGGCGCATTTTATGGAGGTAGAGGTGGATACGGAGACCGGGGAAATCCTGGTCACAAAAGTGGTCAACGTCAATGATGTCGGCAAAGTCATCAACTGGGAGGCATGCGAAGGACAGCAATACGGAGGCGCCTACATGGGTGTCGGGAGAGGTCTGTTCGAGGAGGTGGTTCATGATCCGGTTACGGGCGTAATGCTCAACGGCAATCTTCTGGATTATAAATTCTGTACCATGAAAGATGTCGGACCCATCGAAACCAAATTGGTTGAGACGAAAATGGGGTATGGTCCGTACGGAGTGGTCGGTATCGGAGAAGACATTGCCACTGTTGTGCCGGCACTGTTAGGACCCGCCGTTTACAACGCTCTGGGCGTGTGGATCGACGATTTCCCTATCATACCCGCAAAAGTCCTGAAAGCGCTAAACAAGATTTGACAGAAACGGCGCAAAGGATTCGAGGTAAACAGGAAATAGGACGAACTTGAAAACCCCTTTTTCAAATGGAGGGTACATTATGGATGAGAAAAGAAAACAGATGGTTCTGCCGCCTCCCGCCCAAGTCGGTGTTGTGGTTAGAGATCTGAACGAGGCGATCGATTATTACTCCCGGGTCTTCGGGCTCGGTCCCTTCCAGAAAGTAGAATTCGCCCCTGCCCGGCACTGGGTCAAGGGCGAACCCACCCCAATTCGGTTGAATATTGGCATGTGTGAATGGGGATCACTCATCCTTGAACTTATTCAGCCCATCGAAGGGGACGCCCCTCACAAGTGGTTCTTGGATGAAAGCGGAGAGGGCTTGCAGCACTTAGGCTTTATTGTAGACAACTATGATGAATGGCTGAACTACCTAAAGGAAAACGGAATCGGCGTCTTGATGAACGCTGAAACCGACGTTGAAGGCATGGGGCACGTCCGTGCGGCGTACATGCAATCAGATGAGGTTGGTGGGGTCCTGTTCGAGTTAATTGAGATCACACCCTAGGGCTTGGTTTAGAAAGGAAGGATATCATTATGTCTTTGGGAAACGAAAAGCTTTTGGGATTGTATCGTAAGATGCTGTTGGTCCGCGCCATGGAAGAAAAGCACGGGAGCCTGTTGCAGGAGGGCAAAATCCAATTGATGTCTCATTTCGGAACCGGGCAGGAGGCAGTGGCTGTTGGGGTGACAGGACCACTGAAACAAGATGACATCCTGTTTGGGACGCATCGAGGTGTGGGTGAATACATTGGAAAAGGAATGAGCGCAAAGGATATCTGGCTGGAATACTTGGGAAAGAGGACAGGAACTTGTAAGGGGAAAGGGACTTTGCACCTTTGTGACCGAAAAGTGAACATCCCGGGTCTGGTCTCCAGTCTTGGATCAGATTTCTCCCACGCTGTAGGAGCGGCGCTTGCGGCCAAAATGAAGAAATGGGACCAGGTGACCCTCTACTTCGTCGGTGAGGGGACCTGCAACCAGGGCGAAGCGGGCCCATCCATGTGTATGGCCTCCCTATGGAAACTTCCGGTGGTGTTTGCCGTGTGCACAAACCAGTTTTGCGAATTATCCTATATGTGCGATCATTATCCTACCGACGACGTGGCCCCAAGGGCTGCAGGTTATGACATCCCTTTCGAGATTGTCGACGGCCAGGATATCGAGGCGACGTACGAGGCAACGGAAAAGGCCATAGCACATGCCCGCACCGGCAACGGCCCTTATCTTTTGGAATATAAGACCTTTCGCATGGCGCTCCACTTTTCGGGAGACCCCGGAGGTTATGTAAAACCAGAGGATCTGGAAAAATGGGGAAAGAGGGATCCGATTGACCTGTGCAAGGCCAAACTGCTGGAAAGGAAAGCCCTTACGCCCGATGCCGACGAAAAGCTCAGACAGAAGGTGCAGGCGGAAGTGGACGGAGCTGTTGACGCGGCGTTCGCAGCACCGGATCCGACAGTGGATGATCTGTTCGAAGACGTATATGCTCAGAAGGGGGTGATATAATGGCCCGGACGATCAGTTTTTTGCAGGCCCTCAATGAGGCCATGGCTGAGGAAATGCGTCGGGACCCGAGTGTCTTCGTGCTTGGGGAGGATGTTCGTATCGGCGCTTTTGGACAAACCGCCGGATTGGTCAAGGAGTTCGGAGAGGACAGGGTCCTGAACACCCCCATTGCTGAAAACGCCATTACCGGTGTTGCCATGGGGGCCGCCCTGAACGGTCAGCGCCCCATCCTGGAACTCATGTTTTGCGATTTCGCCATGCTGGCCATGGATCAGATCTGCAACCATATCGGCCAGTGGCGCTATGTTACGGGAAACCAATATAGCGTTCCCATCACCATTCGAACCGCCGTGGGCGCGGGCTTCCGCATGGCTTACGGTCATTCCCAGTGCCTCGAATCGCAGCTTATTCAAGCTCCCGGCCTCATTCTGGTGGAGCCCTCCACGCCGTATGATGCAAAAGGACTCATGAAATCGGCCATTCGAAGTGATGATCCGGTGGTGTTCTTTGAGCACAAGAAACTGGTGCTGGGAGGCGTCCAAGGCGAGGTGCCTGACGGGGAGTACACCATCCCCTTCGGCGAGGCCGTTGTTCGGAAGCCGGGTAAAGATGTAACTGTGGTGGCTTTTGGGTTTATGGTTTACGAAGCATTGAATGCAGCCCAGGAGTTGGCGAAGGAGGGGATTGATATTGAGATCATCGATCCCCGGACCATAGTCCCTTTGGACAGGGATACCATTTTCGAATCGGTAGAGAAAACAGGACGTTTAGTCACTGTCGAGGAGGGAAGGATAAGGGGCGGCTTGGGCGCCGAAATAGCGGCGCATGCGTGCGGGGATTATTTCTCGTTGCTCAAGGCTCCGGTGCAGAGGGTCGCCGCGCCCATGGTGCCCATTCCCGGGAGCCCCGTCTTGGAAGACCTTTACTTGCCCAACAAGGACTCCATCATGCGCGCCGTGAAGCGCACCCTCTAGTCCTTGTCCAAAAGAAACCGGGGCCCAAGCGGGCAATGAAGGTTTTGGGCCCCGGCTCAACCCATCGACCGGCGCTTTACTAATCGCAAGTGAGGAGGGTGAAGATGCGACTGCAGGATCAAGTGGCCATCGTGACTGGTGGCGGGGGCGGCTTGGGAGAGGGCATCTGTCTTTGTCTGGCCAGAGAAGGCGCTCATGTTGTTGTGAGTGACCTCAAGCAAGATCTGGCGGAGAGGGTAACCCTCAAGGTGAAGGACATGGGCCGAAAGTCCATGTCCATCCGCACCGATGTGAGCGTCCCTGAACAGTGTGAAAAGCTCGTCAAGCAAACCCTCAGTGAGATGGGCCGAATCGACATTCTGGTATGCGGGGCCGGTGTCGGGGGATTTGTCTTCCGGGGTGAGTCGGAGGAGCCGCCCATCCTGGAAAATATCTCCGAAGAGGAATGGGATCTGACTGTTGACGTGAACCTCAAAGGTGTCTTTCTATGTAATCGGGCGGTCGCCCCGCATTTCAAGCAAAAGAAGAAAGGGAAAATCATCAATATTTCATCCGTCGCAGGCCGTAAAGGAATCGATTGGATCCCTCACTATTCGGCCACCAAGGCCGGTGTGATTGTTCTGACACAGGCCATTGCCCTTCAACTGGCTCCTTTTAACGTGAATGTGAACACGATCTGCCCCGGGGTCATCAGGACGCCCATGTGGGACACGGGCGCTAAGGTGCTGTCCCAATCCTATCCCCCGTTTAAGGGCATGAGCCCGGACGATGTCTTCAACGCGGTCGTCGAGAACATGATCCCCATGAGAAGGCCTCAAACGGCCGAGGATATCGGGAACACCGTGGTTTTCTTGGCATCCGAAGAAGCCAGGGAGATTACAGGCCAGGCCATCAACGTGGATGGCGGGGCCATGTTTAATTGAACCCGAACAGGGAGCCACAGACCCCGCTTGCGGCCCTTTTTGAAGAGGCGGGACCGCGACTTGGTTCGCACGTAAACATAACTTGGAGAGGAATATTTGGGAAATGGTTACACCGATTTTAGTGCCGAAGCTGGGAATGACCCAATCCGATATTACGGTGGTGAAGTGGCTGAAGGGAGATGGGGAATCCCTCGAAAAGGGGGAGCCGGTTGTTGTCATCGAAACGGCCAAGGTAACCTATGAAATTGAGACACCGGCGTCCGGAATGGTGTTCGCACTGAAGAAGGTTAAGGACAAGGTGAAGATCGGGGAGACCCTGGGTGTTGTGTCCGACAGCAGGGAGGAATTTGAAGCGTATGGAAAGACCCTGAAGGAGGAACCAAGATCCGAAGCGGGCGGCTTTTTTGACGAGCCCGAGGAAGAGTGGGGCATCCGATTATCTTTTGAGGAACGTATGGAGGAAGGGCGCGCCGTACCCCAGGCCGCCGCGGATTTGGGTGACCGGGTCGTTCTTGACAGGATCCCTTTTATCGGAATGCGCCGGACCATAGCCGACAACCTCGTCTCGAGCCTTCAGACAGGCGCCCAGTTGACCGTTGTTACGGAGGTCGACATGACGGAAGTCGCTCAATTCAGGAAGGAGTTCATGTTGGACCGTCCCGGGGAACGGATTACCTTTGTTGATCTGCTCGTCAAGCTGCTTGCTTCCGTTCTCAAAGAGTTTCCCGTTATGAACTCGACTATTATACAGGACGAGATCATTTGCTGGGGAGAATATCATATCGGTGTGGCCGTGGCCCTTGAAAACGGACTGGTGGTGCCGGTGGTGCGAAATGCAGATCAAAAAAGCCTCGTTGCCGTCAGCCGGGAGATCAAAAGGCTGGCTGAAAAAGCGCGGCGCAACGAACTGCAGCCGGATCAATATCAAGGCGGGACTTTTACGCTCAGTAGTGGGGGCAATGTGGATGTGGATTTTATGACACCCATCATCAACCCCCCGCAAAACGCCATCATCGGTATCGGTAAAATAGCCCCCAAGCCTGCCGTCTATCGGAATGAGCTGGCCATCCGAACCATGACGCATCTTTGCCTGACCCACGATCACAGAGTAATCGACGGTGTTCCCGCCGCCGGTTTCCTGGGAAGATTGAAACGGGTTATCGAGCAACCGGAGCTCTTCCGGCGAATCCTCAAATGATCTTGAAGATAGTATCCGGGAGTTATGTCTGATGCCTTTTGTCCCCGCTACCGGTCTGGAGTGTGGGGTGAAGTAAGCATATGCCGGGATAAACCGGCATTTGAGGAGTCCATAAATATGGCAGAGAACGAGTGCGACTTGCTGGTGGTCGGAGGAGGTCCGGGCGGATACACGGCGGCCATCCGCGGGGCTCAAAAAGGATTGAAGACAGTCCTTGTAGAGAAAGGCTCCCTCGGTGGAACCTGCCTCAATCGGGGCTGCGTGCCGACAAAAAGCCTTCTGCAAGACACGGGTATGATTACGGCCGTGCGCACGTGCCGTTTCTTGAAGGGTGACATGAAAATAAGCGTTCAGCGCATCGCCGAACGCAAAGGGTTGGTGGTGGAGGGATCACGTCAGTGGGTTCGAAATGTTCTCTCGGGAAACGGCGTCGCCACCATGCTCGGTAAGGCGTCTTTCAACGGTCCCAAGACGCTGAAAGTGGAGGCGACGGACGGAAGCACAAAAGAGATCGGCGCCTCAAAGATCGTACTGGCCACAGGCGCCGTGGAGGACTACGGCGCCGGACTTCAAGTTGACGGACAAAACATCTGTTCCACGGATGACGCCCTGTCCCTCAAATCGATCCCCCGACGTTTGGCCGTAGTGGGTGCAGGAAACAGGGGCGTGGAATTCGCCTCCATATACCGCAACCTGGGCGTCAGTGTCGTGCTCATAGAAAAAGACAAACGGGTGTTGCCTCGTCTGCATCCGGAACTGGCGGACCGTTATAAGAAAGCCTTACTGGACCGCAAGATAGGGGTCCTGACACGGACCACAGTGTTGGAAGCACATGAATCGCCTGACGTTGGAGTAACATTGACTCTGGAAGGGGAGAAGGGCCGTCATGAAGTTCAGGTCGATAAAGTCCTCCTCACCGGGCATAGGCATCCTCGATATGAAGGATTGGGTCTGGCTTCGGCGGGCTTGTCTCCAGTGGACAGGGTGGTGGAACATGACGCGGCTTTGGAGACGGCCGTTGAGGGTATTTATGTGATCGGCGACGCGGCCGGTCCCCCTTATTATGCGCACAAGGCCATTTCGCACGCCTTGGTGGCGGTGGACCATATCCTTGGCAACAAGGATTCTCACGAATCTCTTTTCGTGCCGAACTGCATCTACGGTGATCCGGAGGTCGCTACAGTGGGCCTGACAGAGGAACAAGCCCTGAAGGCAGGTCGGTCCGTGAGGGTCGGGGAGTTTCATTTTGTGGGCAACGGGCGCGCCGGCACCATGGGCGTGGATCAAGGCCTCGTTCTGATGGTCTCAGATTCGAAAACCAGGGAAATTCTGGGCGTTCACATCATGGGACCGCAGGCTACCGAGCTCATCTCACTGGCAACCATGGCGATGCAAAACGGGATTGATTTGGAAGGCATCAAAAAGACCGTCTTTGCCCATCCAACACTGGCGGAGACCTTTTTTGAGGCTGCTTTGGCCACAGACGGAGAAGCCATCCATCTGTTGGTAAACGGTGAAAGGCATGAGCCCGGAGATTAGTACAGACCCGCCCTTTCGTTCTCGGGCACTGAAACGGAGGTTTATATGGAAGGAGCGGACATGGACAAGGCAACACCATTTATCGGGGCGTGGAAACTGGTATCCTTCATCATGCACGGGCGACAGGGGGAGACCGCCCATCTGTTGGGAGAGGACCCCCAAGGCCTGATCGTATACCACGAATGCGGATACATGTCGGCTCAGTTGGCGAATCCGTCGGTCCCAAAATTCGCCGACGACAACCAGTGGCTGGGCGCTCCCGAAGAGATCAAGGCCGCGTTCGAGGGCTTTGTTTCCTACTATGGGACGTACTCCATAAGCGAGGAGAGCAAGACCGTCACTCACCACGTGGAGGTGAGCCTGTTTCCCAACTGGGTGGGTCAGGACCAGGTTCGTTTTTACGATTTTTCCGGGAATCGTTTGACGTTGTCCACCGGTTCCCTGCGGATCGGGGACCAGGAATGGTCGGCCGTGCTGGTGTGGGAGCGCATCGGCTAAGCGAAACGGGCTTCCGATTTCGGTTGGGCGGGTCACGGCATATCGGATCCGACATAGATGGGAGCTCGCAGTAAGCGCATCGCGAGGTATCGGGTTTTCCGGACCGCTCTACAAACGGTCCTGATGGCCGTGAGTCAAGGTTGGAAATGGGGTAAAGTCTATTCTCTCCAGCCTGCACTAACGGTCGGCCCCTTTGTGCATGCCTCCTTTATTCAATCAGACTTGATACTAGAATCCTCAACCTGTAAGCTTACTCAAATATTGATGATAACCCCGCATCGAGGAACGAATGGGCAGAGACCTTACGGAGGCCTACCAGAGACTGATTTTTGATCCCCGCCCGCCCGGTTGTGAGATCATCGTCGGCGACGCCCTTTCCGTTTTGACCGGCTTTCCGTCTAATACTTT is drawn from Deltaproteobacteria bacterium and contains these coding sequences:
- a CDS encoding lipocalin-like domain-containing protein codes for the protein MEGADMDKATPFIGAWKLVSFIMHGRQGETAHLLGEDPQGLIVYHECGYMSAQLANPSVPKFADDNQWLGAPEEIKAAFEGFVSYYGTYSISEESKTVTHHVEVSLFPNWVGQDQVRFYDFSGNRLTLSTGSLRIGDQEWSAVLVWERIG
- the lpdA gene encoding dihydrolipoyl dehydrogenase; the protein is MAENECDLLVVGGGPGGYTAAIRGAQKGLKTVLVEKGSLGGTCLNRGCVPTKSLLQDTGMITAVRTCRFLKGDMKISVQRIAERKGLVVEGSRQWVRNVLSGNGVATMLGKASFNGPKTLKVEATDGSTKEIGASKIVLATGAVEDYGAGLQVDGQNICSTDDALSLKSIPRRLAVVGAGNRGVEFASIYRNLGVSVVLIEKDKRVLPRLHPELADRYKKALLDRKIGVLTRTTVLEAHESPDVGVTLTLEGEKGRHEVQVDKVLLTGHRHPRYEGLGLASAGLSPVDRVVEHDAALETAVEGIYVIGDAAGPPYYAHKAISHALVAVDHILGNKDSHESLFVPNCIYGDPEVATVGLTEEQALKAGRSVRVGEFHFVGNGRAGTMGVDQGLVLMVSDSKTREILGVHIMGPQATELISLATMAMQNGIDLEGIKKTVFAHPTLAETFFEAALATDGEAIHLLVNGERHEPGD
- a CDS encoding 2-oxo acid dehydrogenase subunit E2; protein product: MVTPILVPKLGMTQSDITVVKWLKGDGESLEKGEPVVVIETAKVTYEIETPASGMVFALKKVKDKVKIGETLGVVSDSREEFEAYGKTLKEEPRSEAGGFFDEPEEEWGIRLSFEERMEEGRAVPQAAADLGDRVVLDRIPFIGMRRTIADNLVSSLQTGAQLTVVTEVDMTEVAQFRKEFMLDRPGERITFVDLLVKLLASVLKEFPVMNSTIIQDEIICWGEYHIGVAVALENGLVVPVVRNADQKSLVAVSREIKRLAEKARRNELQPDQYQGGTFTLSSGGNVDVDFMTPIINPPQNAIIGIGKIAPKPAVYRNELAIRTMTHLCLTHDHRVIDGVPAAGFLGRLKRVIEQPELFRRILK
- a CDS encoding SDR family oxidoreductase, which encodes MRLQDQVAIVTGGGGGLGEGICLCLAREGAHVVVSDLKQDLAERVTLKVKDMGRKSMSIRTDVSVPEQCEKLVKQTLSEMGRIDILVCGAGVGGFVFRGESEEPPILENISEEEWDLTVDVNLKGVFLCNRAVAPHFKQKKKGKIINISSVAGRKGIDWIPHYSATKAGVIVLTQAIALQLAPFNVNVNTICPGVIRTPMWDTGAKVLSQSYPPFKGMSPDDVFNAVVENMIPMRRPQTAEDIGNTVVFLASEEAREITGQAINVDGGAMFN